The Pseudomonadota bacterium genome window below encodes:
- a CDS encoding DUF4126 domain-containing protein has product MEAFLGVITGIGLSAACGFRIFVPLLVMNLAIRNGFLHIAPGFEWIGSEVATIAFSIATALEIIAYYTPWLDNLLDTIASPVSIIAGTIAAASVVTDLSPSFRWILAIIAGGGTAGIMQGITTVLRVKSSLATGGIGNVVVASIELAGSLITAVLAIIIPAICFIIVVALCAFIIHKVGYHFFRKSEN; this is encoded by the coding sequence ATGGAAGCGTTTCTTGGAGTTATCACAGGTATAGGGCTGAGTGCCGCCTGCGGTTTCAGGATTTTCGTTCCTCTTCTTGTGATGAACCTTGCAATAAGAAACGGATTTCTTCATATTGCACCAGGTTTTGAATGGATAGGGAGTGAAGTTGCAACAATAGCATTTTCTATTGCCACTGCCCTTGAAATCATCGCCTACTATACCCCCTGGCTTGATAATCTGCTTGACACAATCGCCTCACCGGTCTCGATCATTGCTGGGACGATTGCTGCCGCGTCCGTAGTAACCGATCTATCACCATCATTCCGGTGGATACTGGCAATCATCGCCGGTGGAGGTACGGCAGGTATAATGCAGGGAATAACGACAGTACTCAGGGTAAAATCTTCTCTGGCTACCGGGGGCATCGGCAATGTCGTTGTTGCCAGCATTGAACTTGCAGGCTCTCTGATTACTGCGGTATTGGCAATCATTATTCCGGCCATCTGCTTTATCATCGTAGTAGCCCTCTGCGCCTTCATCATTCATAAAGTGGGCTATCACTTTTTCAGAAAATCAGAAAATTAG
- a CDS encoding TetR/AcrR family transcriptional regulator, producing the protein MSKKITSRETIIQAAIEVFGDKDFRDASISEIAQKVGIADGTIYKYFKSKEDLFFSIPIEKTKEFCSQLELHLEGISGAFNKIRKFVWYFLYFFQINPGYGRILLLEMRVSKAFVQTETYDFLKQSVSQVVNIITEGQDEGTIRRDTDIFILRHLILGILEHMVCRWLLKGEKYDLVEHHHEVSRILIDGLRAKPPDRPDGAVL; encoded by the coding sequence ATGTCTAAGAAGATTACCAGCAGAGAAACCATCATTCAGGCAGCCATTGAAGTTTTCGGCGATAAAGATTTCCGGGATGCAAGTATCTCCGAAATAGCTCAAAAAGTAGGGATTGCCGATGGAACGATCTACAAGTATTTCAAAAGCAAAGAAGATTTGTTCTTTTCAATCCCCATAGAAAAAACAAAAGAATTCTGCAGTCAGCTCGAATTGCATCTGGAAGGCATCTCAGGCGCTTTTAACAAAATCAGGAAATTCGTGTGGTACTTTCTCTATTTTTTTCAAATCAACCCCGGTTATGGACGAATACTGCTGCTCGAGATGCGGGTAAGTAAGGCTTTTGTCCAGACTGAAACGTACGATTTTTTGAAGCAATCTGTCAGCCAGGTGGTGAATATCATAACAGAAGGACAGGATGAAGGAACAATTCGGCGGGATACCGACATTTTTATTCTGCGACATTTAATTCTGGGTATTCTAGAACATATGGTATGCCGCTGGCTTCTTAAGGGAGAAAAATACGATCTTGTCGAACACCATCATGAAGTGAGTCGGATACTGATTGACGGTTTGAGAGCAAAGCCCCCTGACAGGCCAGATGGTGCTGTGTTATAA